A part of Clostridium novyi genomic DNA contains:
- a CDS encoding YaaR family protein gives MEISRVSRSTQISSESKKVANRKGFSQSFNFAHQRKSQEQLKKMLEDIKKKGNRLVITKCYADVAAYKRMIKEYLESVLSYMYGVKKDISFWQTQYFITVDTIDEKLEELTEMLLSQEKDNLSIASTIDDITGLMVDIYR, from the coding sequence ATGGAAATATCTAGAGTGAGTAGAAGTACACAAATTAGTTCAGAAAGTAAAAAAGTTGCAAATAGAAAAGGATTTTCACAAAGTTTTAATTTTGCACATCAAAGAAAATCTCAAGAACAGTTAAAAAAGATGTTAGAGGATATAAAGAAAAAGGGAAACAGGCTTGTAATTACTAAATGCTATGCTGATGTTGCTGCTTATAAAAGAATGATAAAGGAATATTTGGAATCTGTTTTAAGCTATATGTATGGAGTTAAAAAAGATATAAGTTTTTGGCAAACACAATATTTCATCACTGTAGATACAATAGATGAAAAACTAGAAGAATTGACTGAGATGCTTTTAAGTCAAGAAAAAGATAATTTAAGTATAGCTAGTACAATAGATGACATAACTGGACTTATGGTGGATATTTATAGGTGA
- a CDS encoding NAD(+) synthase gives MKFIKVASACPVVNVGDIKFNIENIKKCINLSIKENSKLIVLPELSITGYTCADLFLNQTLIEESIEGIKDICNFSLNKDILISVGAPILYNYCLYNCAYIIYNGKILGIVPKSYLPNYSEFYEKRWFTEGYNIIDKKVDLYFQKDIPFGVNLIFSSGNFKFGFEICEDLWTVIPPSSYLALMGANIIGNLSASNELVSKADYRTSIVSSQSARCMCSYVYASSGVFESTTDVVFSGHLIISENGKILCENNRFQRENEVITSIIDIDKLNNMRIKNLSFRDSKGTCPFTPFEIDFKFKNTSIDVFDRPIHKHPFVPASEHEREIRSKEIFNIQSAGLAKRLSHTKLEKVIVGISGGLDSTLALLVAVNTFDLLKIPRKNIITITMPGFGTTDRTYNNAVELCKKLGTDFREINIVNSCLQHFKDIGHPAEIHDVTYENVQARERTQILMDLANKEGALLIGTGDLSEIALGWATYNGDHMSMYSVNCSIPKTLVRYLVQFVAEHESEDNISEILIDILNTPVSPELLPKDKNGKITQKTEDIVGPYELHDFFLYYFIGQNATPEKILLLAKEAFKNDYDENTIKKWLDKFIRRFFTQQFKRSAMPDGPKVGTISLSPRGDLKMPSDASYNLWIENLN, from the coding sequence ATGAAATTTATTAAAGTTGCATCTGCATGTCCTGTAGTCAACGTTGGTGATATAAAATTTAACATTGAAAACATAAAGAAATGTATAAACTTATCCATAAAAGAAAATTCAAAATTAATTGTTTTACCTGAACTTTCTATAACAGGTTATACTTGTGCGGATTTATTTTTAAATCAAACATTAATTGAAGAATCCATAGAAGGCATTAAAGATATTTGTAATTTTTCTCTAAATAAAGATATCTTAATATCTGTTGGTGCTCCAATTTTATATAATTACTGTCTGTATAATTGTGCATATATAATATATAATGGTAAAATTCTAGGAATTGTTCCTAAAAGTTATCTTCCAAATTACTCAGAATTCTATGAAAAACGTTGGTTTACTGAAGGATATAATATAATTGATAAAAAAGTGGATCTTTACTTCCAAAAAGATATTCCTTTTGGAGTAAATCTTATATTTTCAAGTGGTAACTTTAAATTTGGATTTGAAATATGTGAAGATTTATGGACAGTAATTCCTCCAAGCTCTTATCTTGCTTTAATGGGAGCTAATATCATAGGAAATCTTTCAGCTTCTAATGAACTAGTTTCTAAAGCTGATTATAGAACATCTATTGTATCATCTCAAAGTGCTAGATGCATGTGTTCTTATGTATATGCTTCTTCTGGAGTTTTCGAATCTACAACTGATGTAGTATTTAGTGGACATTTAATAATATCTGAAAACGGAAAAATTTTATGTGAAAATAATAGATTTCAAAGGGAAAATGAAGTTATTACCTCTATAATAGATATTGATAAATTAAATAACATGCGTATTAAGAACTTAAGCTTTAGAGACAGTAAAGGAACTTGTCCCTTTACTCCTTTTGAAATTGATTTTAAATTTAAAAATACAAGCATAGACGTCTTTGATAGACCTATACATAAACATCCTTTTGTTCCAGCAAGTGAACATGAAAGAGAAATTCGTTCAAAGGAAATATTTAATATACAATCTGCTGGTCTTGCTAAACGTTTAAGTCACACTAAACTCGAAAAAGTTATAGTAGGTATATCTGGTGGACTTGACTCTACTCTTGCTTTGCTAGTAGCTGTTAACACCTTTGATTTACTAAAAATACCAAGAAAAAACATAATCACTATAACAATGCCAGGCTTTGGTACTACTGATAGAACCTATAATAATGCCGTAGAATTATGCAAGAAACTTGGAACAGATTTTAGAGAAATAAATATAGTAAACTCTTGTCTTCAACACTTTAAAGATATCGGTCATCCAGCTGAAATTCATGATGTAACTTATGAAAATGTTCAAGCAAGAGAAAGAACACAAATTCTTATGGATTTAGCTAATAAAGAAGGAGCTCTTTTAATTGGAACAGGTGATTTATCAGAAATTGCTTTAGGTTGGGCAACTTATAATGGCGATCACATGTCAATGTACTCTGTAAATTGTTCTATTCCTAAAACTCTTGTTAGATATTTAGTTCAATTTGTAGCAGAACATGAATCTGAAGATAATATATCTGAAATATTAATTGATATATTAAATACACCAGTAAGTCCAGAACTTCTTCCTAAGGATAAAAATGGAAAAATAACTCAAAAAACTGAAGATATAGTTGGTCCATATGAACTTCATGACTTTTTCTTATATTATTTCATAGGACAAAATGCTACTCCTGAAAAAATTCTTCTTCTTGCAAAGGAAGCATTTAAAAATGATTATGATGAAAATACAATAAAGAAATGGCTAGATAAGTTTATTAGAAGATTTTTCACTCAACAATTTAAACGTTCTGCAATGCCAGATGGTCCAAAGGTAGGAACTATAAGTCTTTCTCCAAGAGGAGATTTGAAAATGCCTTCAGATGCCAGCTATAATCTATGGATAGAAAACTTAAATTAG
- a CDS encoding NfeD family protein, with the protein MNGYLVLWIIISIVALVVDISTSSFLFIWFTIGGVVATILTLMGCSFIIQVISFIIVSLILMVICYPIIKRTIKNTVPITPTMEEKYIGEEFIIKKDIEEKASIKYNGIYWTVKSVSGNINKGSSVKIIGIDGNKLLIKKI; encoded by the coding sequence ATGAACGGATATTTAGTATTATGGATAATAATATCTATAGTAGCGTTAGTTGTGGATATTTCAACTAGTAGTTTTTTGTTTATATGGTTTACTATTGGTGGAGTAGTAGCAACAATTTTAACATTGATGGGATGTTCGTTTATTATTCAAGTTATTAGTTTTATTATAGTTAGTCTTATTTTAATGGTTATATGTTATCCCATAATCAAAAGGACTATAAAAAATACAGTGCCAATAACTCCTACTATGGAGGAAAAATATATTGGGGAAGAGTTCATAATTAAAAAAGATATAGAAGAAAAAGCATCAATAAAGTATAATGGAATATATTGGACTGTAAAAAGTGTAAGTGGAAATATAAATAAAGGAAGTTCAGTTAAAATTATAGGCATAGATGGAAATAAGTTATTGATAAAAAAAATATAA